A region from the Actinomycetota bacterium genome encodes:
- a CDS encoding Rrf2 family transcriptional regulator, whose protein sequence is MRLTAKSEYGLLAMIEIASAGGNPVSARSISESQKIPMKFLEQLLVALRRAGLVSARRGAHGGFILAVDESQVTVLDVVEALEGPLVAKLCDSGRGAVCGRTGACAASVVWNRATDALRDVFSGTTLSDLVLEQSQFDLVHRNGSDGGRVERAG, encoded by the coding sequence ATGCGACTAACCGCGAAAAGCGAGTACGGACTGCTCGCAATGATAGAGATTGCCTCGGCTGGAGGCAACCCTGTCAGTGCCCGAAGCATCTCTGAGAGTCAGAAGATTCCGATGAAGTTCCTAGAGCAGCTCCTAGTTGCTCTAAGGCGTGCAGGACTGGTCTCCGCACGAAGAGGCGCTCACGGTGGATTCATACTCGCGGTCGACGAATCCCAAGTGACCGTGCTCGACGTTGTCGAGGCGCTAGAAGGCCCGCTTGTTGCAAAGCTTTGTGACTCAGGAAGGGGAGCCGTTTGTGGGCGAACCGGAGCCTGTGCAGCTTCTGTGGTCTGGAATCGGGCGACTGATGCCCTAAGAGATGTGTTCTCTGGCACAACCTTGAGCGATCTTGTCCTTGAGCAAAGCCAGTTCGATCTTGTTCATCGAAACGGATCCGATGGAGGTAGAGTTGAGCGAGCAGGATAA
- a CDS encoding cysteine desulfurase, giving the protein MSEQDNSVYFDYAATTPVDPRVVEAMLPYYTTHFGNPNSMYALGREAYRALEDARERVAAAIGASSANEVIFTGSGTEADNAALLGIMARMRKDRRHVIVSAFEHHAVLEPARVLEKQGFEITHIQPDTNGVISVEALREVLRDDTALVSVMHGNNEIGSVQPIKELAVAAHARGALIHTDAAQTLGKIPFDTSELGVDAASFSGHKIYAPKGIGAMYLKRGTPFEPFIKGGGQEFGKRSGTQNVAGAVGFAAALEIMQDEVRVESPRLEALRDRLVRGVLDNIENTVLTADAPHKLPNIASLLIKGVEGEAMLLQLDGKGIAVSTGSACSSGSLAASHVLLSIGCPPEIAHGSLRISFGRYSTDEDVDRFLEVFPPIVSRLREMSPVYTKMFGATAR; this is encoded by the coding sequence TTGAGCGAGCAGGATAACTCCGTTTATTTCGATTATGCAGCGACCACACCTGTCGACCCGCGGGTCGTCGAGGCGATGTTGCCGTACTACACAACTCACTTCGGGAACCCGAACTCGATGTACGCGCTTGGTCGGGAAGCATACAGGGCCCTAGAGGATGCGCGGGAGCGAGTAGCTGCCGCCATCGGCGCTTCAAGTGCCAACGAAGTCATCTTCACCGGATCGGGAACAGAAGCGGACAACGCCGCCCTCCTCGGCATCATGGCCAGGATGCGTAAAGATCGCAGGCACGTCATCGTCTCCGCGTTCGAGCACCATGCGGTCCTCGAGCCCGCCCGCGTTCTGGAGAAGCAGGGCTTCGAAATCACTCACATTCAGCCCGACACTAACGGTGTGATCTCGGTGGAGGCACTTCGTGAGGTTCTGCGTGACGATACGGCGCTTGTCTCGGTGATGCATGGCAACAACGAGATCGGATCTGTGCAGCCGATCAAGGAGCTGGCGGTTGCCGCACACGCCCGCGGTGCTTTGATTCACACCGATGCCGCCCAGACTCTGGGCAAGATCCCATTCGACACAAGTGAGCTTGGGGTGGATGCAGCCAGCTTTTCTGGCCACAAGATCTACGCTCCAAAAGGCATTGGTGCCATGTATCTCAAGAGGGGCACCCCCTTCGAGCCGTTCATCAAGGGCGGTGGCCAGGAGTTCGGGAAGCGCAGCGGCACACAGAATGTCGCTGGGGCAGTCGGATTCGCGGCCGCTCTCGAAATCATGCAGGATGAGGTGCGTGTCGAGTCACCGCGCCTTGAGGCCTTGCGGGATCGTTTGGTTCGAGGCGTGCTGGACAACATAGAGAACACCGTACTCACCGCCGACGCTCCGCACAAGCTTCCTAACATCGCGAGCCTGCTCATCAAGGGCGTGGAGGGCGAGGCGATGCTTTTGCAGCTCGACGGAAAGGGAATCGCAGTCTCCACAGGGTCCGCGTGCAGCAGCGGCTCGCTGGCCGCCAGTCACGTCTTGTTATCGATCGGATGTCCCCCCGAGATCGCCCACGGATCGCTTCGTATTTCATTCGGCAGGTACTCCACGGACGAAGATGTGGATCGATTCTTGGAGGTATTCCCGCCGATTGTTTCCAGGCTCAGAGAGATGTCCCCGGTCTACACGAAGATGTTCGGAGCTACCGCACGCTGA